The DNA sequence GTTACAACCCTGTGTATACCAAAGAGACCTGTAAACATTATTTCACCAAACGGCATATACTAAATTGTTAATGGCAGCATGACTTCAATGTCCCCAAACAGGAAACAACCCAAACACCACAGTGGTGATAGATAAGTGAATTGTACAGTTACATGATaccaacaataaaaaggaatataaacaCAACACTAGTTAAATCTCACAAACATCAtctgaatgaaagaaaacaagacacTTAAAGAATATATTACATAGATTCCATCtatataaagaacaaaatcaggccgggtgctggtggcttacaccagTGATCCTagctagatcaggaggatcatgatttcaagCCAATCGCAGGTaaatagttagtgagacactatcttgaaaaagaaaggatggagtggctcaaggtataagacctgagttcaaacctcagtacagcaaaaaaataaaataaaaaaagaacaaaatcaggcAAAACTAAGCTGTGGTGATGACAGAATTAGTTGAATGGGTTAGGCTTGGGAGGAAGATGAGTTATTGAGAGAGGGTAAGACGTACACTTCTGGGATTCTGAAAATGTTGCTGTTTGGTGCTGGCAAATGGGTGTGTTCAATTTGGAGAAACTCACCAAACTATACAATTATACATATTTCTTATAAAAgacaacattttttgttttaaatggcCTCTTCCTTTTCCAACCTTTAGTTCACCATACCTTTATGAGTCAGGATGCTTTTGACTTTCTGAAGGAAAGGTTGTTCAACAAACGCTGGGGGTGGACAACTCATTCCCAGTGATGGGTCCTTACTGTCTACATCAAACATTATGATGTCATAGTAAGGTCGTgctaagaaagagaaacaaatgagTACTTGTCTCTGTTGGATAAAATAGCACCATTTACACTCCTAACCCACATCTGCTCTAAGACCAGTAGTAGGCAAGGTAGTTAAGTCAGAAAACTGACATGGAGGATGTATTTTTCCTGTTAACGACACTGACGTCACAGTCTAGGGAAATCCTTGTTATCAAAGCCTAAGCTGTTCTACAGTAAAGATGAGGCCTTTCCCACATCTAAATATGCCCTCCAAAGGCACACGTATTAATAGAGCCCATTCTACCAGGAATGTTACGTGCTATACAAGTGATTTTTAACCTGGCAGGACATCACAATCACTTTTGGAAGATTCTAAATACTTAGGAGAATGGGGGCTACATTCCTGACCAAATAAAAAATCCTGGGAAGGCTGGAAATCTTTGGTATTTTTGTCTAACTCCCTGGGTAATTTTGCAATTACAGTAAGAACTGAGAACTAGTATCTAGACAGAGCAGCTCACTAGGCATTTAAGAGCTGACCCAGAAAATAGTCACTTTAATTAAACTCTGAAAACAGCACAAGTTCTGTCAAAggagaaaatgttctgaaatttgaGTTAGTTTCATCTTTTCTAGTTACTTGAGCAAAAGCTAGCTCAAGAAAGAAACAATTTTGCTAAACGAGTGAGAAAGAACTAAAGACAAACTGGATCATGCTCCTTCCTACGGTGTTAAGTAATTTTTATAAGGGGTTAGCCTGCAATGCCACGAACATGTTTCTACCAAACTGTAAGACTGTGCTGATGAACCAGTAATTAGTATTTACTTAGGACTACTAAACACCTATCACTGTTCCTAGCACAcatctgatttttgtttctttgctttttttgcaCTATCCCTGATTTTGGTTTCTTAGCAAGAAAACACTCATCAATCCAAGGAAAAGCATGGCTCATGTCTGCAGCCTTGAGCTCTCTAATAATTTGAAATTGGGGTAGTTGGGAGCAGATGGCCAGTACCATTCAAAACGGACCAACAGATAACGACAGCAGCAGAACCATTGTGGATTGAGTACCTACCATGTGTCTAGCACTGTGGTAAATGCTTCACATGTATGAATTATGTTGGTCCTGAACCCCCAAACTGACCTTAATGAGGAACATGTCAAACTGATATGGTTAAGTTCAATTTACAATTCAAAAAATCAAGGCTGTGATCTGTCCATCCAGCCCCAAAATCCTCCCTCCAGGCTTCCTGGTTTGCCACACCCTTCCCAGAAGATAATCCAACTCAGAGAGAACCAGAGTACCTCTTTATTGAATGAGCAGACCAGGGAAGGTGGCTTGAGCTCCCCTTCagaaccaaaccaaccaaacttTATCCTGAAGGACTCAAACTCTGGAGAGTCACCAGGAGAGTTGCAAAAAGAGCAGGAATATTTTGCAGAAAATTAATATGCCTTTTGTCCTTAGTCTAGGGTACAAATCATTGGAGCAAAACGGAACCTAATTGCAGTAGCAGGAAGGCTATCAAAATTTCCACCAAGTAACATCTGCATCAGGGTTTCTCAATCTCAGCACTGGTGACATTTTGGGCCAGTTTTTTGTCATCAGTGGCTGTCTGGTACATTGTAGCATGTTTTTCATCATCCTTGCCTCATTAAATGCCAATAGCACCAAGCTATCCTGCCCACTTAGTGACAACCAAAATTATACctgcagacattgccaaatgtcccctgagGTTGTGAACCACTGATCTACATAAACTTTTTTTCTGACTTCACCTCCAGCTgactgattaaaaaaataaaaaaaacacctCCCAACATACACCctatcttttctttccattttgttcaCTCAGCTATAGACTTCAGCTTCCttggaatgattttaaaaaaaagtggcaaAGTTAAAAGTGAAAAGGGAGACCTACTGATCTGTAGTGTCCTAAAACCAGAAATAATCTGTTTTTCTAGCTGTTAGCACAGTGCTAAGGATATAGTTAGTACtctatttgctgaataaatgaacacaGAGGCAAAAGACTGGAATGCTGATGCCATCCTTGTACAGATGAATTCCAGAGCCCTGACGGCCTGACAACCTTGGGTCAGTCTTCTTTAACACATTCCAAATGCTCCCACAACAGTACCTTCTTCTCTGCCCGCCAGGCTGGTAATGTAGTCCAGACCGTCTGCAATGTGGACCCTCATCCGATCACTCTGGGCGAAGCCAAACCACTGGGTGGCCACTTTCAACATGGAGGGGTCGATCTCCACAGCATCGATGTGGGACTTTGGGAAATGATCATGGACAAAGAGGGGGAGGCTGCCCCCACCCAGGCCCACCACCAACAATGCCAATGGAGTCTCTGTAATAAAAGAAGAGAGCGTCACTATGCCATCTGCTCAGTAATCTGGAAGGTTCTGTACCAGCCTCAGGGAGGACAAAGGAGGAGGTCAGCCCAGGAATACAATATTTAAAGAACTGGCCTCCCTCACTCATCCCAGAAATTTAGGAATCAAATGACATTTGAAAATTCAACATTTGCTTCACACTGACTAGCGCCAGAAGATGAACCAGTATGTTATTATTATGGTCCCTTAAATCCCAAAGTTCTCAGCTGAAATGGTACCAAGATTCCCATAAAAGTAATGAACATATTCCCTCACCCCAGCAAATGGAGGGCCAATGCCAAGCAGTCTAATTCATGATCACAAGGCTTTGTAGGTGCAATGCTCCTTGCCTGGCTCTTGATTCAAAAAGCTATTAGGTGCCTTCTCAGACACCCTGACCAAATGAGGATAATCCATCCAAGCTCCATAAATCACATGAAAACAAATTCCCATGTCCTAGCCCTAAATACAAGAGAAACCACAGCACCCACAGGGGCATGGAAGGaagacaagaaacaaaagaatcacTAAAAGAAGCTAGATCCTGGGATTAAAACTAAGAACTGAGGACATACAATAATTCAAAACACACTAAGGGACTTCTCATGAATACATTTGTCAGTGTGGAAACAAGAATATACTTGCTAATACAGTCAGATGCAAACCAGTAATTAGCAACGAGGTTACCAATGCACTAACTATAccaaggattttttctttttttttttttagcaaaactTCAAGGTAGAATTGTATCTTGTGCTCAAGTAATGCACTACTGAAAAGCCACACATTATCCAAAGGCACTAGagacatgattttttaaatataccatCCAGTTACatggatatatacatatgtaaaaactTGTCAAACTGAGTAACTTAAATCTGCATACTTCCTCTAcctttttgaatatattaaatactttaattttaaaaagaaacaaacagaaaaagaaacaaaatttatgcACAAATACATGTAGCCATTTCAAGATTACAAATTGATGTAAAAGTCACCTGGATGCTCATTAAGTGAGAGGACAGCTGGAATGAAAGATGTAAACAATGTACATTTGTCAGTTTGTAATCACTGCCTGAGTCACAAGGCAGCTCATTTACTTCTGTAACCTTACGTGCTCTCGACAGTATGAGGCAGTGGTGTCTCACCTAGGAGCAGCTCAGGGTTTCTCAGCAGGGAAAGGCCAGCAATCATGGCTTTATGGTGTTCACAGCACAGGTAACTCTTATCAATGGACTGCCCTGGGGCGGAAGGAAGGTCCTCCGAAGTATCAGCAGATCGCTGcttcttcttgtcttttttccGTTTCTTCTGGGCTAAATGAGAGATTCACACTGATGAAATCCTAACTTCTTACACGAGTCCTTGTAAGGTAAGGGATACCAGCAGTAGTGGGCTACGACGGGCTTGAACAGACTTCAAAGCCAAGTGTTCAGTACGCAGTAATTGTGCAAAATGGCAGACATCATATGGACAGCCTGAAACTGGCCATGGAGGCAGGATTTAGATCTCAGAAACTGATAAACTCTACAAATCAAGGTCTCCCCaagtccccccaccccccaaaaaaagaatgtaCACCATAAGAGGAATGGCTAAAGCACACTCAAAAATTTGgggtacaaaacaaaaacaaaacaaaaaattggggGTAACTCAACTAAGGGACCCTAGTACCTAACCTCTGAGAAATGTAAGGCCTctaacaggagaaaagcttacTCATAAGTtgttttagaaaagacacagagTTATTAATCACCTCCTCTGTCCCAATCACTATACCACGACTTTTGCTCTTTTAGTTCTTCCAACAATGGTATCCTCCCAGTTCTTGGCaacatgagaaaactgagcatCTGAAGTATTAAGTAAATAGGCACGGAATCAGCAGGTGGTGCAGACAGACAAGAAATGAATGTAGGACTGCCTGACTCCCTCATCGATCACCTTTCTACTGTGTCACCAATTCAGTACTATGTCACCATTCAGTATCGTCCTGTGGAACAAGGAAACCACAGAAAGGGAAAAACCCTATAAAAGGCCCCTCTACTTTCCCTCTCTCATCTGCTCCTTCACATATCATACTAAACAGATGGTTCTATGTTTTCATAAGGACCACCTGCACAGATACCTATGTGTAGATGTGGGGTGCTTTTTAGAGATGTTAAATCTCTTTTGAATATGCTCTCCTTCTTACTTACCCATACTTCCTCCTATGAGGAGAAAATGACACCTAAAAGTCAAGAAACTTAACAATGatgaaaaaaacatgaaactcACATTAGAGAGTGCAGAAAGATCTTTTACACAATTTTACTGAAGTTGAGATGAAACTGAACAGACCTACAGCCAGAATGATAGCACAAGGAGGCAAAAAAACATGGGTGCACTAAGCCAGGGGAAatccctaaagaaaaaaaatcaaacgcGTGTACTCCATCATGAGTGTACTTGATCAGGGCAAATCCATGACTTCAAGGGTGTGAATTCTCTCTACATCTTCCTTCAGATGGCCCTTCTATGAGGATAACAAGATTGAGCAAAAGGAACAACTGAGACTCAGAAGACCCAATTTCAGATACTTTTCCTGAATCCCTATGACTCAAAGGGAGGTTGTACTGGGAGAAGACAAggatatttatttcttcactcaatattttaaattgatCCCAATAATAcccccgggggtgggggggaaccaGATAAAACAAACTTCTGACTTCCCCCATCAGTGAGAGTTTCTATGTGGTATCTAGGAGACCACTTAGGAGGGATCCTAGGAGATCTACACTATTGGATCTACACTGTCCAATGCCATAGCCACCAGTCTTCTAAAGCCATTTGAATTCAAATGTAAATTATAAGATTCAGTTCCTTAGTTACACCAGCCACATCCCATGTGCTCAGCAACCACTTATGGTTAGGGGCCACCATGCTGGCAGCTCAGCTATTAAAGATCTCCTTCATCACACATGGTTCTACTGAACGACTCTGGACTTGCTGGCTTCTAAGCACCCTCCAACACTCAAGCAGGTGACAGTGACTCATACTACAGAGAAGGGCAGGGCTCATCTGCAAGTCCATGTTTCTGGCTCACTTCACAGAGGCATTTAGAGACATATGCAACAATTTATAAACAGATGTCCATTAAACTGAGGGCATTAAAGTGATTATCACATTTATTTGATTTCACCACCCCTGCTCCTTATCATTTCAGAGCCAGGCTTTGCTCAAGACAAGAACAAATACCTCTATTCTGCTTATCATCACTGGCACCCCAAAAAGATCAAGTGGTCAGAAAAGATAGTTCACAGAGCCATGTGGCTTGGGTCACCGTACCCAGGTCTGTTCTACATCTTAGTCAAGCTCCCAGGTCTTTCTGACTACCCCAAATCAAGAGCCCATGTCATGCCCACCTGGGTCCCATTGTCAGGCCTATGATGCCTCACCTCTGTGAGACACATCCTTCAGCAACCTGGCTTCAGACTGCACCACATTCCTGTTGCTGAGGAAGATCAGTCGCCGGAAGTATCGCCTGTCATCCCCTTGCACATCCTCAATGACGTAGTCACCACTCAAGGGGCTGCAGTCTTGATGCTGAACAGTCCGGACCCCGATGTCTCCACCCACAGACAGAAAGGGCACCTGAAGGTACAATCAGAGACATAGTTAAAAACACCAGCCCTATTAGGAAACATGAGAAGTAATCCCTCTGTTTGTATGAATATAAAGATTCCACATACCAAGATTCTAGACAGCAACAACTCCAAAGATTTGCCATTCTATTAAAGTGCTTTTCTGGGGCCTTGGTAtagatttcaaaaggtttaattCACCTTCTGAAAATCAACTGAACACATAAAGATCTCCCAAACTACTAGTAAGATTTTCTTCCcaagaaaaatgaggaaacaaCCACTCTAAATGTGGAGAAAATTCTCCCGAGTTATTCTCAtcttctttcttcccatttttctaaACCTTTGGAGAAAATTACATCCCCTCCCCGCCAAACTTCCTCTCCTCTAccatctttacattttttttttttcctgcagtactggagtttgaactcagagcctcaggcttgctataccacttaagccatgtctctagcccttTCTGCTCCAGTTAGTTAGACAGGTTCTCAATTTTTcccccaggcaggcctggggactgtgatcctactaatttatttttcctgcagttcctggaatgacaggcatatcACTACCACACCTAGTTTTTTactgtcaagatagggtctcatacacTTTTTCagcaggctggcctagaaccatgatcatcctgatcacagcctcccatataccttgggatgacaggtgtatctTAGGATGATAGGTGAGCAACACTGCACCCAGCTAATggttcagacagggtctcacaaactatttgcctgggctgttttcAAAACATAATCCTCCCAGTATTCtttcaagtagccaggattacaggcttgagccatcagcacttggcttatttgttttataaaacaaggtctcactatgtatcactggctggcctcaaacgaaTGAatctcttgcctccacctcccaggtgctgggattacagttgtgcaccaccatgcctagctaatcTATCTCTTTTTAAAGACTCATGAGAGTATTTCTTAATCACCAGTAATTCCTGACCTTGAAGACTTCAGCACTGGTAAGAGAAGATTACAAATGAAGCTCCCACAGGTTCTGAATCTCTCTGAAATCTCTCTGATGGGTATCAACCCCAGAGTCTACCAGGAAGAATCAAACACATACTCTCTACCAACACAAGTTACCTC is a window from the Castor canadensis chromosome 11, mCasCan1.hap1v2, whole genome shotgun sequence genome containing:
- the Mettl13 gene encoding eEF1A lysine and N-terminal methyltransferase isoform X3, which encodes MEEGRKQLAASAGFRRLITVALHRGQQYDGMDSIQAELSARVMELAPAGMPPQQKVPFLSVGGDIGVRTVQHQDCSPLSGDYVIEDVQGDDRRYFRRLIFLSNRNVVQSEARLLKDVSHRAQKKRKKDKKKQRSADTSEDLPSAPGQSIDKSYLCCEHHKAMIAGLSLLRNPELLLETPLALLVVGLGGGSLPLFVHDHFPKSHIDAVEIDPSMLKVATQWFGFAQSDRMRVHIADGLDYITSLAGREEARPYYDIIMFDVDSKDPSLGMSCPPPAFVEQPFLQKVKSILTHKGVFILNLVCRDLGLKDSVLAGLKAVFPLLYVRRIEGEVNEILFCQLYPEQKLATPELLEIAQALERTLRKPGQGWDDTYVLSDMLKTVKIV